CGTCAGACTCCAGTTCGAACGCACAAATGAAGTCGTCCGCGAAGCGGACAATGTACGATTCACCTCGCATACGCGGCTGCACATCCCGGTCGAACCATTGGTCCAGGACGTAATGCAAATACACGTTCGCTAATAACGGTGAAAGAACCGAGCCTTGCGGAACACCTTCGTCAGTGTTACGGCGACGACCTTCGATCATCACACCGGACTTCAGAAAGCGCTGGATCAGGGCCAATAGCTTCGGATCGGAAATCCGCTTTTGTAGCAGTTCGAGCAAACGTTCATGACAAACGTTATCGAAGAAGCCACGGATATCCGCGTCCGAAATCCAGCTCACTTTCCGGGTCGCGATGGTTTGACCGTGCACACTTAAAGCCTGGTGGCATGACCGTCCCGGACGGAAACCATAGGAAGTCTCACAGAAGTCGACTTCGTAGATCCGTTCCAGAATCATCACGACCGCACGTTGTACGATCTTGTCTTCCACACTGGCGATACCCAGCGGTCTGGTCTTGCCATTCCCTTTCGGAATGTCACGACGAAGACTGGGCTGAGGCCGATACGCACCACGGTGTAATCTGGTTAACAGGTCGTGCAGGTTGTCCCGCAGATTCGACTCGTATTGATCCACCGTGACACCGTCGACTCCGGGTGCCTTGCCTCGCTTGAGCTTGCGAAACGCATACCACAGCAACTCGTAATTGAGCAGCGAAAAGAGGTTGTTAAACGCCTCTTCAGAGTACGTTTCCGCGCGTTGGGTGATGCGATCCAGTCGATCAAGCACCGGTGATCCGCCACTGAGTGCGGTCGGTGTATCGCTGGAGTCGCGTGATGGCCTGGCGGCCTTCCCTGCACCCGCATTACCGGGCTTCAATTCACGCGATTGGTCTTCGCGCTTCAACGGTACTATGCCGCCATCCGACTTCCCAGAGTCGTCTGCACTCCTTGCCTTTTCAGCTTGTACGTGCATACTCGTTTCGTCGTGATTGGACGTCACGTCGAACAAGAACAGCTGGGATCTCACTGGTTGCTTCATTGGCATCATGTGTAGCGCGATCGTGGCCTTCGACCCCGGGTCTCCGAGCTTCGCTCGCCAAAACGCGAAACTCAGTGTTGCCTTTAGCAGGTCCGAATGCCTGGGCAGATACCGAGAAAACATGCATTTCGGGGCTCAATACCATTCACGGTTTGGGCGGCCAGCCCAGTCCATTCGTCCTCACTACCTTTCTGTGTACGCTTCAACGCAACTGTTACCAGTGACGCTGCAACACTCGATACCGGGCCTCAGGCTAAGAGTTACCCGGACGGGATTCGCACCCGCTTGTCAATAAACCATTTCCAGTTCGCTCCGGACCCGCATGTCAGGTGGTGTGGGGAGGGTCACCGGAAACGGTGGCTCTTACCCGATTTAGCTGGCCGCTTCAACGTTGACGCCAGAGATTCATTGCTGGCCGCAACTCAGGGTACGCCTCATGAATGAGAGTGCTGACCGCGACCCACCGCGACGCCTTGATTGCATTGCGAGAAGGATACACGGACGTTTCCACGCCGACAATTCTTGATTTCTCGACTGCCCAATCTTCAATCGACGTTTGAAGGTCACCGATTCGCCAGACGCTGCAACCACTGATGCCGCCGAGATCACGGGGGAATTGTGCCGCATCGCCGTTGAGTTTCGTGTAGTTCACCGGTTGGCCATCAGGATCAGTAATGTCGTGCGACGATCCGCTAAGCAATATGTGAAGTTCGTCCTGGTAGTTGCCAAGACCGTCAGTCACACCGTCAAATCGGTATGTGGTGAATTGAAGTGGCTTGAGTTGAACGCTTGTGTTGGTGTCCGTGGAAGTTGACGCCCAGATTGCCGGGTAACCAAACAGTGTGTACACAGCGGTGTCTGGCTGATCGTCAAATTCGATGTCATCAACGCGCAAGAACGTTTTTCCGT
This DNA window, taken from Fuerstiella marisgermanici, encodes the following:
- the ltrA gene encoding group II intron reverse transcriptase/maturase yields the protein MFSRYLPRHSDLLKATLSFAFWRAKLGDPGSKATIALHMMPMKQPVRSQLFLFDVTSNHDETSMHVQAEKARSADDSGKSDGGIVPLKREDQSRELKPGNAGAGKAARPSRDSSDTPTALSGGSPVLDRLDRITQRAETYSEEAFNNLFSLLNYELLWYAFRKLKRGKAPGVDGVTVDQYESNLRDNLHDLLTRLHRGAYRPQPSLRRDIPKGNGKTRPLGIASVEDKIVQRAVVMILERIYEVDFCETSYGFRPGRSCHQALSVHGQTIATRKVSWISDADIRGFFDNVCHERLLELLQKRISDPKLLALIQRFLKSGVMIEGRRRNTDEGVPQGSVLSPLLANVYLHYVLDQWFDRDVQPRMRGESYIVRFADDFICAFELESDARRFQDVLPKRLARYSLELAEEKTKLLRFGRFARRDCQRLGEGAPATFDFLGFTHYCGLSRAGKFKPKRKTASKKYRAKVGDLKHWFRRNLTTPLSEVWAKLNAKLRGHYQYYGINDNWSQLMKFRQAAKQLAFRWLNRRSQRKSKTWPQFDAYIARFPLASPSKLTDLIAIQPK